A single region of the Octopus bimaculoides isolate UCB-OBI-ISO-001 chromosome 6, ASM119413v2, whole genome shotgun sequence genome encodes:
- the LOC106869794 gene encoding uncharacterized protein LOC106869794 isoform X2: MYNTFSKVLLSLLVLPIDVAIQYQPAVCNGCYLYGMCICNDMFGIFRTLYECKKLICVKNKISILETFCKDNKGNCLKDGDKLPGIFKNHCVTFTCSITKKTIARIRVDKNLVCTMQHIYATWKEPILDEMASKELKGC, from the exons ATGTATAAtacattttcaaaagttttgctTTCACTCCTAGTCCTTCCCATTGATGTTGCGATTCAATATCAACCTGCGG taTGTAACGGATGTTACTTATACGGAATGTGCATTTGTAATGATATGTTTGGCATATTTAGAACATTGTATGAATGTAAGAAATTAATATgcgttaaaaacaaaatatcgatTTTGGAAACGT TTTGTAAAGATAATAAAGGAAATTGCTTGAAAGATGGTGATAAACTGCCTGGTATTTTCAAGAATCATTGTGTAACATTTACCTGCAGCATTACGAAGAAGACTATTGCGCGGATTCGTGTAGACAAAAATTTGG TTTGCACGATGCAGCACATTTACGCAACCTGGAAGGAACCGATCTTGGATGAAATGGCTTCTAAAGAACTGAAAGGCTGTTAA
- the LOC106869794 gene encoding uncharacterized protein LOC106869794 isoform X1 codes for MPRYYMYNTFSKVLLSLLVLPIDVAIQYQPAVCNGCYLYGMCICNDMFGIFRTLYECKKLICVKNKISILETFCKDNKGNCLKDGDKLPGIFKNHCVTFTCSITKKTIARIRVDKNLVCTMQHIYATWKEPILDEMASKELKGC; via the exons ATGCCACGATATTAT ATGTATAAtacattttcaaaagttttgctTTCACTCCTAGTCCTTCCCATTGATGTTGCGATTCAATATCAACCTGCGG taTGTAACGGATGTTACTTATACGGAATGTGCATTTGTAATGATATGTTTGGCATATTTAGAACATTGTATGAATGTAAGAAATTAATATgcgttaaaaacaaaatatcgatTTTGGAAACGT TTTGTAAAGATAATAAAGGAAATTGCTTGAAAGATGGTGATAAACTGCCTGGTATTTTCAAGAATCATTGTGTAACATTTACCTGCAGCATTACGAAGAAGACTATTGCGCGGATTCGTGTAGACAAAAATTTGG TTTGCACGATGCAGCACATTTACGCAACCTGGAAGGAACCGATCTTGGATGAAATGGCTTCTAAAGAACTGAAAGGCTGTTAA